TATTCATGTAGACAAGCATATGTATTTTACACAAAGCAACTCCAATCAGATAATCCAGGAAAACCTCTTAAGAGTAAGAGAATATACCCCTTTTACCATCCTCCAAGACCCAAACAACCTAATAAAGAAGATCCATCATATTGTTCCTCCTTATTCCTCAAGTAAATAGTACAAAAGAGTTTACTCTTGCAAGAGAGGACAGATACATGCATATGtggcatatatatcataatataactAACCGCAATAGAGCGAGTTACGAGAGAAAAGAATATACTGCTACTAAAGCAAACATCTTTGACATACCATGCTTCATAGTTAAAGATGGATCTTGATCATCTACATAACCAATCACCTTTGCTGGTATTCCTGTCACCATACTGTAAAACCAAAGGACGGCACATTGCAAACAGTATATCATGTTTTATCAGACTACTTTACAGATAAACCAgaagtttaaaatatataaatactcAACCTGTGGGGTGGAACATCCTTCATTACAAGGGAACCAGCACCAACCATTGCACCTTCCCCTATTCTTATATTTCCAAGTATAGTTGCACTAGCTCCAATAAGTGCACCTTGACCTATTTTGGGATGCCTATCACCAATTTCTTTCCCAGTTCCTCCCAAGGTTACACCCTGTGCAAAATATATTCAGGTTAAAAAGAGAGTACTAAACAGAATTTCTACCGACAAGCATCTCCACCGAATGAATCTACAGACACGATGTGGAGAATGAATAATAAGGTATGCTGTGTTAAATACAAATACAAGAGGAGGAGCCTGGGGTCTACAATAACCTGTttggggaggaagcaccacaactaaaatttgatatgataatacaacaacaacaacaacaaacccagtatagtcccaccatgtggggtctggggagggtaaagtgtacgcagacctaacccccaccttgaaaggtagggcggctgtttccgaaagaccctcggcttaagagagaagaacaagggaggaaaaacaaggaaaacaaggaaaacaagacataggtcagtaaagccaagcatatagaaaacaatataaaaatatgaataatgagagcgataaagtcagggtaggaaagatcggggataaaggagcattaactactatagataaaataggatacccaaagtaaactgggccaactaatataagcagtaatcccatgcaaaaatcaaatgttaataaacaaatgagcgcaactacgactactatggagaaaagataggccacctagcccactatcttagtctgagtcctccacagcctcctatctaaggtcatgtcctcggtgagctgcaactgtgccatatcatgtctaatcacctcttccctatacttcttcggcctccttttgcccctcctgaaaccgtccatagccaacctctcgcacctccgcactggagcatctgtgtctctcctcttcacatgcccaaaccatctcagtctcgattcccgcatcttgtcctccaccgatgtcactcccaccttgtctcggatatcttcatttctaattctatccatcctagtatgcccacacatccaccgcagcattcgcatttccgcgactttcatcttctgaacatgaagtttcttgattggccaacactctgccccgtACAATAGAGtcgatctaaccaccactttgtagaacttgcctttgagttttggtggcactttcttgtcacacagcactccggaggcgagcctccatttcatccaccctgcaccgatacggtgtgaaacatcgtcgtcgatatctccatcttcctgtataatagacccaaggtacttgaagcttcttttcttttgaatggcctgggtaccaagcctcacttccccgtcagcctcacgcggcaggccactgaaactgcactccaagtattctgtcttggtcctactcaatttaaatcctttagactccaacgtctgtctccagccctccagcttgtcgttaactccgttgtgagtctcgtcaatcaggactatgtcatccgcgaacaacatacaccaaggcacctcaccttgtatttgtcttgtcaattaatccatcaccagggcgaatagaaacgggctaagagtcgatccctggtgcaaccccatcgtaacaggaaagtgctccgagtcccctcctaccgtccttaccgtggtcttagctccatcatacatgtctttaatcactctaatgtacgccacatgTATACATTTCGCCTCCAAGCATCTTCATAGGACCTCTCTtggaactttgtcataggccttttctaggtcaatgaatatcatgtgtaagtccctttttcgctccctatactgctccaccaatctccttacaatatgaatggcttctgtagtcgagcgccccggcatgaatccaaactgattctctgaaatagacacactactcctcaccctcatttccatcaccctttcccacactttcatagtgtaacttagcagcttgatacctctatagttggtgcagctttgaatgtctcccttgttcttgtacacgggaatgattgtactccacctccattcttccGGCATCTTTGATGTcctgaaaatgacattaaacagcgcagtcagccactccaatcctaccctacctgcattcttccaaaattccccagggatctcgtcaggtccggtcgttTTTCCCCTGCTCATCCTACGAACAGctcccttaacctcctcaacctttattctcctacaatacccaaagtcgcgacgcctatccaagtgctccaaggctcccaacacaaagtctctgtcccctccttcgttcaagagttcgtgaaagtatgactgccatctctgtctaATGCGGGATTCCTGTACCAGTACTTGACCATCCTCGTCCTTGATGTACTTCACTTGACCCAAGTCGCGTGCCTTCCTCTCTCTCGCCTTGGCAAACTTAAATAGCTTCTTATCCTCGCCTTTGTCCTCTAGTtctgcataaaggcgttcaaaggcTGCCGTTTTAGCCGTCGAAACTGCCATCTTCGCCTCCTTATtcgccatcttatactttttccTGTTCGTTCGCTTCTCTTCATCATCCTTGCTATCTACCAACTTTACATATGCCTGCTTCTTTGCTTCTACCTTTCCCTAGatttctccattccaccaccaatcccctCGGTGCCTACCATGGCGGCCTCGTGAGACCCCCAGCACCTCTCTAGCTGTTTTCCTAATGCAGTTGGCCATCCTATCCCAAATACTGCTCGCATCCCCCCTACTATCCAACGCCCCCATAGCCATCAGTTTTTcccccatctctagggcactagacGGAATCAAACGACCCCACCTAATCCTCGGTCGGTCATCcacgaccctcttcttcttcttccttcttatctCCAAGTCCATGACCAATAGTTTATGTTGGGTCGTAAGATTCTCACTTGGTATGACCTTGCAGTCCTTACAGAGGCTTTTATCATCTTTTCTAAGGAGCCAGAAGTCTATTTGCGTCGCCGCCCTCGAGCTACGAAAGGTTATCAAGTGCTCCTCCttttttgggaaactcgagttggccaCCCTTAAACCAAAAGCTTTTGCGAAATCCAGGAGTGAGGCTCTTCCACTATTCCTGCACCCGAAGCTAAATCCTCCATGCACCTCGTCATAGCCCGTCGAAACAGAcccaatgtgcccattgaaatctcctcctatgaatagcttctcagtaggcggtatacTGACCACCACTTCGTCCaagtcctcccaaaagcgccatTTTGTCTCCTCGTCCAACCCCACTTGCGGCGCAtaggcactaataatgttcaaggtGAGCCCTCCAACGACTAACTTAAtcgtcatcatcctatcattggtCCTCCTAACCTCTACCACCTGATCTCTAAGCTCGCTATCTACTAAGATCcctactccattcttaaacctcGACTTGCCCGAAAACCAAAGTTTGTACCCAtccacctccttagctttaggtcctacccatttagtctcttggacgcaagctatattaatcttcctcttcttaagaatcttaactaactCTATGGACTTTCCCGATAAGGTCCCAATATTCCAAGACCCTACTCTCAATCTAAAAGCTCCCTCAGCCCCCTTAGCCCTCCCAACCCTGGCCCTCGATCCCaaccgagaacatgaccctagtctaccatcgcTCACTAAAGCCAGAAACGCAGAAATACGCTACTGAAAGGATACTCTCAGATAAACGAACGATCAATAGTATAGCACAAGTTAGCAATTGTTTAATAACAGTGAGATAGGTACTTAATTTGGTAAtgcaataaatatttataggctAAAATATCGAAAATGGGCTattggaggtaccaactccaagtTAGTAAAACCTGTTCACTGTCGAAACACTGTTCACTGCCGGAAAAACACTGTTCACCGCCGGAGCACTGTTCACTCGCCGAAAAACTGGATACAAATATATGGTCAGCCTCGGAATGTAGAGGCGACCACCCTGGGAGAAAAAACGAAGTCAAAAAATGGTCGGAAACTACCACACGCGCCGGTGCGTGCAGCGCGTGGCGTCGCAGATTTGCGGCTTCTGACGGCGCGTGACAGCGCGTGGCTGAGCAGATCTTAGAGGAGTTAACTGGGGTTTGTTCGCCTGAGTGTTCCGCACCTCGTGGTGTTGTTGGTTTTGGCAGCAAGCGCAGAAAAATTGAAGAGAGAGTTTGTAAGCGTAGAGAGAACTATGTtttataatgaaaataaattaaacacgaaaattttatgtgaaaacccctcaaacaaatagagaggaaaaaccacggggtagaaggattttactatgataatatgggagtacactgctctcaaatataaggagaaaacaacaataaacacttctcttttataaaaggaacaactactaaagaggacactcaagactataatatttatcttggtgtataactctctttgtattcttactctctccttttttgaatgaattaaatgagggaacgaggccctctatttataggaaacaaACACGCGTAAAAAAAATTACGCGTTAATTTTCTACGCGTTTTTGTCAAAAGAGGCAGcaacttttgaaactttttcttctttttcttggacggtgccctttttttttacttttcttttcctttgctgACTTTTCTTTGCATAACCCACTCAGCAGCTGGGAGGCAATAAATGAGCTTCATATTAGGATTCGGAGATTGAAAGTTTAAGCTGGTCAGAGCACAGGTTCACAGGGGTGGACTGTCTACATATTACCCGCTCAGTACCTGGGAGCCAATAAATGGGCTTCATTATACGATACAGGGGTTCAAAAGTTTAAGTTTGTCAAATGACAAGTAAAAGACTTTTTGCACTTATTAGGACAAGCCTTTAAAAATACTAGTTGTTTAGTATTTTGTTGCAAGGACATGTGAGCCGTATTTTGAGTTTAATGTTATAGAAGAATAAGATGGAGGAATACAGATGGGTGTAACAAGCATCCAAACTTCTTGTTGTGCAAAGTGTATTAACTTCCCATTTTGGAAAAGTGGACACTGCTTTGAGACAGACCAAAACGGAGATTTGGACTATCTTCAAGATAGAGGGAGTATGAACTTTCCCATGAGATTCAAGTTTCCCAGCTTATATAGCACAGATTGATGATATTCTACGTGATGTAATGAATTCTTTAGGTAATAGATCATAAGGAATCCGTTTCCTTTCACATAGAAGGATTCCAGCTAGTTGCCACCTCAAGACATCACTAGAAATCACTACACAAAAACTATACTATTGCCCTCATGTGAAGAATCTTTTGACAGGCTTTCCCTCGTGTCCACAAATACGTTTGCGCTCTGGTGGGTGTATGAACTGATTCTTGTATCTATACTCTCTGCATCACATGCCACATAAATTAGATGGTATACCCTACCTGCCTCAACAAATTCAAGCAGAAGAATCCACACCTCATGAACTGGCAGAGCTCTGGAGGTGGGGTGACTTATGTAGGAACAGACGTCAAGGAAAATTTTGCTAAAAAGATTTTCAGGATTCGTTGTTGGGAGGAGAGAGAAGGATGTTCTAGAGTATTTTTGAAAGggtttttcaaaaatttcaagacATATAAGGATAAACGATTGAAAAGTGACAGATGACGAACTGAATTTTCACTTGTAAATTTAAAAGTATAAAGTAAACTTAAAACACACTCCACTCATTGCAAGGTACTCCTGAACATCTACTCGGATTCAAACAATCACATAGAGGGCTTGGGAAAGCATTGCTGACAAGCTCCAAAGAAAAAGGATCTAGTTGTGCAACATCTGTACCAGCCTTTACAATAGCAGAATTTCAATTTTTTcgttaattaaaaaatataaaataaaaaatagtaccAATACAAGACAATGGAAACTTTTGATCAATGATCTGTTAAAACTGCATGCTCGAAGAACTCTAATAATTGTTGTCAGtcctatatatatttgaattttacCATAGCCATGATACTCAAATTTCAGTTAGATCTTTTAATATGAAGGCAAAGTGAATAAGCAAAAGCTTAATTATCTTATCCTTCCCTCAATCACATAATCTACAGTGCAGGAAATTAGTATTAAATGACACACCAACACCCAACATAGAGGATTGGCATAACTCACCTGCATAAGTGAAACTCTATTCCCTATGACGGCGGTTTCACCAATTACAACACCAGTCGCATGATCCAGAAGAATTCCCTCTCCAATTTGGGCAGCTGTTTTATAGGCAAACACAGGTATAACCTAGTCATAATTATCGATGTAGATCCACTAATAAGATAATTGACTGGTAGTTTTCACAAAAGTAACTCTTGTGAGAATTTAACTGACAGGAATAGAACAGAAGCCATATCATTTGGTGCAGATAATGGGGTGGAGAAACTGAATGATTACCTGGATGTATATCAACTCCAAAAACCTGTATTGAAGTGACAGTTACATCACAGTGAAGCAACATAGAGCAATAGGTCCAGTGCTGTTGAAAAGTACAATGATGGCTATCAACAAGTAGAGGATATAAGATTACCTCACTAACTCGACTTTGTAACGCCAATGCCAAGACTTTGCGTCCTTGATTCCATAGCGTATGTGCAACTCGATGTGTTTGTAAAGCATGATAGCCCTAAACAGATTAGTTTTGATCTCAGGATTTTGACAATTTGCAATCAAATATCAGAAAAGCAAAATTCTCAGTAGATTGAGAACCATAATTCTCTTGTCATATGTCCCTCTCTCTATAAATCAACTAAAAGCCGGTGATAAAGAAACACTGATATGAAGCATGGAGGTTATTAAGATAAGAAACGGTCTTGCTAAAAGATAGTTTGCCTTGCTAAAAATTTAGGAGAACAAATAAACACCAAGGGTAAACTTAATGAGGCTCCTTTACAAGTTCAGTTGATTTAGCATTTTAATTGTTAGCATCTAGAAAAGAAGTTGATGTAACTGCAAGCAAATATTCAACAAAATAAAGGGGAAAAAAATTAGGTCCCAACGGAAGAAGAGATAGgaacaaataaaacaaaaatattaacaacaatCATCTAAATAGAATAAAAGACCAAAAGACAGCACCTTAAGGTACAAAAGAGCAGAACAGTATGACAAACATGAAGGATCTCTATCTTTACATGCCTGTCAAGGAGAAGGGACAATAGGAACTGTTAGTCCTTgtcaaaaaatataaagatagAATATATTTGAGATTCATAGAATCGCGAGGGCACCTGTAAATCAAGTCGAATAGAACATTGGATGCACCGATTGTGCATTATTACATCAGAAAATATGTCCATTAATTGAGTTGCTAAAAGTGTAGGATTTTGCAGCCGGTTGGAAAGAACAAAGCTCAATGCCCGCTCCAAACAATCATGTGTCAAAATACTCGCGTACAAGAAGCTGCTTAATATTGGCTCTTTCTCTGCCTGGATTGCATAATAGAAACAACATTAAATGGTTCCACAAAGCTATCAGCTTAATTATAACATTTTCAAAGTCTATACAAAACTAACAAATCGAGAGAATCCAGCTTCCTAAATTTACATAGTAGATTTCAGATCTTTATTACACATGTTCTCTTGATGAAGGAAAGCTGAAACGATTGTTACATTAACTCCCCTATCAAACTATCAAATTGTTACATTAATTCCACTATCAAAGCTTACAAACACCAGACACTAGAAAACATCCATTTGATCTAAGACTAACATAAGAGTACTAGAGCTTGAGTTTCATTGATATCCACCACTGTCAGTGTTGAAAATTAATCTATCAGATAACTTAAAAGctatgttgctcagactcttAAAAATAGAATATGACTCCAAAAGCAGAATTTTTGAAGGGTCTGAACAACATAGCTTTAAAGTAAAAGCTCCAAGTGACTGTCTATAGCACATGTGAATGGGTAACCTGGAAACAAGAATAAGTAACTTGCTTCAAACGATTAAACTATTACTCcagtatatattaatttataagtCCTTAGCAACTATAACACTAACGTAAATCCAATCCCAAGAAAGACTATATATTagcaaaaaagaaatgaaaaaaactgATTATTTGTATCATGAATGAAACAGTTCTGTTGAGGTCAAATTATGTGTAAAG
The sequence above is a segment of the Solanum dulcamara chromosome 11, daSolDulc1.2, whole genome shotgun sequence genome. Coding sequences within it:
- the LOC129872060 gene encoding serine acetyltransferase 2-like, with product MACSCLTDGTWFAFSQMRTSLTTTLQVEDPQPNSVGMPEYRLEKVFPVYAVGVSEPDPNLIVSVANTASTLGDPIWDAVKLEAKLEAEKEPILSSFLYASILTHDCLERALSFVLSNRLQNPTLLATQLMDIFSDVIMHNRCIQCSIRLDLQACKDRDPSCLSYCSALLYLKGYHALQTHRVAHTLWNQGRKVLALALQSRVSEVFGVDIHPAAQIGEGILLDHATGVVIGETAVIGNRVSLMQGVTLGGTGKEIGDRHPKIGQGALIGASATILGNIRIGEGAMVGAGSLVMKDVPPHSMVTGIPAKVIGYVDDQDPSLTMKHDASKEFFKQVAISCKEARSNGAVASKDDGST